In Helianthus annuus cultivar XRQ/B chromosome 9, HanXRQr2.0-SUNRISE, whole genome shotgun sequence, the following are encoded in one genomic region:
- the LOC118481722 gene encoding uncharacterized protein LOC118481722, with protein MARVDQRLDQVVDQLTDRMADLINRRRQRPNDGYGSDFSNPFGDGSTSEDEQEGRPRGERGGGNMRWDSGIRIDIPEFDGASLNPEGFIDWLATVEEVFEYKEVPENKRVALIATRLRGRASAWWQQLKLTRNRLGKSRIVTWAKMKKCLRSNFLPHNFQRLMYQRLQNLKQGAKSVDDYTTEFYQLIARNDIQEPEEQLVSRYIGGLRVQIMESMNLFDPLTIPEAHQRALAFEMQNRRVGGSFTPAGGNFGTGSGAPHGGPSQQKPGGSNTGPTSKGASSSGPRCFSCGETGHRQAECKKAGKRHLFVESEDDQYEEYENNPVYDEETEYEEEVVTGDVGVNLVVRRSCYTPKANGDDWLKHNIFHSTCTILGKVCTFVIDSGSCDNLISEEAVQKLALKTESHPKPYKLQWLKKGGEVTVSKRALVTISIGSTYKDDVVCDVVPMDACHLLLRRPWEYERNIEHNGRSNTYSFLFGGVKITLVPSKPKQLATKQSGNLLTISQCQDELEDTDSVFVLIGKAVPEEVEIPDAMVPLLEEFSDVFPVELPDGLPPLRDIQHHIDLEPGSQLPNRPHYRMSPAEHEELRRQVEELISKGHVRESMSPCAVPALLTPKKDGTWRMYVDSRAINKITVRYKFPIPRVDDLLDQISGATIFTSFLFLEFMQPPRSVCS; from the coding sequence ATGGCGAGAGTGGATCAGCGGTTGGATCAGGTGGTCGATCAGTTGACTGATCGGATGGCCGACTTGATCAATCGTAGGAGGCAGAGACCCAATGATGGGTATGGTTCTGATTTTAGTAACCCTTTTGGTGATGGTTCGACTTCCGAAGACGAACAAGAAGGGCGGCCAAGGGGTGAACGTGGAGGGGGTAACATGcgttgggattctgggataaggATTGATATTCCAGAATTTGATGGGGCTAGTTTGAATCCGGAGGGGTTCATCGATTGGTTGGCTACCGTGGAGGAGGTGTTCGAGTATAAGGAGGTGCCTGAAAACAAGCGAGTGGCCTTGATCGCTACCAGGTTACGTGGTAGGGCCTCTGCGTGGTGGCAACAATTGAAGTTAACACGAAACAGGCTCGGAAAGTCAAGGATTGTGACATGGGCCAAGATGAAGAAGTGCTTGCGGTCCAACTTTTTGCCACATAATTTTCAAAGGTTGATGTACCAACGTCTGCAGAATTTAAAACAGGGGGCCAAATCTGTTGATGATTATACAACGGAGTTTTATCAATTGATTGCAAGGAATGATATTCAAGAACCGGAGGAGCAACTTGTTTCTCGGTATATTGGGGGTCTGAGGGTTCAAATTATGGAGTCCATGAACCTTTTTGATCCGTTAACCATTCCAGAGGCACACCAACGGGCGTTGGCCTTTGAGATGCAAAATCGTCGGGTGGGCGGTTCATTTACCCCTGCTGGAGGAAACTTTGGGACAGGCAGTGGGGCACCTCATGGCGGGCCTAGTCAGCAGAAGCCGGGGGGTAGCAATACCGGGCCTACTTCTAAGGGGGCTAGCAGTAGTGGTCCGAGATGTTTCAGTTGTGGTGAAACAGGCCATCGTCAAGCTGAGTGCAAAAAGGCTGGTAAAAGACACTTGTTTGTTGAGTCGGAGGATGATCAGTATGAAGAGTATGAGAATAACCCAGTGTACGATGAAGAAACTGAATATGAAGAGGAGGTTGTGACCGGTGATGTTGGGGTGAATTTGGTGGTCAGACGCTCTTGCTATACACCAAAGGCAAATGGGGATGACTGGCTGAAACACAACATCTTCCACTCAACATGTACCATTTTGGGGAAGGTTTGCACGTTTGTCATTGATTCGGGGAGTTGTGACAATCTGATTTCTGAAGAGGCAGTTCAAAAGTTGGCCTTGAAGACAGAGAGTCACCCGAAACCGTACAAGCTTCAATGGCTTAAAAAGGGAGGTGAAGTGACGGTATCTAAAAGGGCACTTGTTACTATTTCTATTGGGTCAACGTACAAAGATGATGTTGTGTGTGATGTGGTCCCTATGGACGCATGTCACTTATTGTTGCGTAGACCTTGGGAATATGAACGTAATATAGAGCATAACGGGCGGTCCAATACTTATAGCTTTCTGTTTGGTGGTGTGAAGATCACTCTTGTCCCTAGCAAGCCTAAACAGTTAGCCACAAAACAGTCGGGTAATTTGTTGACCATCAGTCAGTGTCAAGATGAATTGGAGGACACAGACAGTGTTTTTGTTTTGATAGGGAAGGCAGTGCCCGAGGAAGTCGAAATTCCTGATGCTATGGTTCCTTTGCTTGAGGAATTTTCTGATGTGTTTCCTGTTGAGTTGCCTGATGGACTACCACCTTTGCGTGACATCCAACATCATATTGATCTGGAGCCTGGGTCACAGTTACCCAATAGACCACATTACAGGATGAGCCCTGCTGAGCATGAGGAGTTGCGAAGACAGGTTGAGGAGTTAATTTCTAAGGGCCACGTTCGTGAAAGTATGAGCCCTTGTGCTGTTCCGGCTTTACTAACTCCAAAGAAAGATGGCACTTGGCGTATGTATGTTGACAGTCGAGCAATCAACAAGATTACTGTGAGGTACAAGTTTCCTATTCCTCGAGTTGATGATTTGCTTGATCAAATTAGTGGTGCTACTATTTTTACAAGTTTCCTATTCCTCGAGTTTATGCAGCCACCAAGAAGTGTGTGTTCATGA